The following proteins are co-located in the Ancylothrix sp. D3o genome:
- a CDS encoding PAS domain S-box protein, whose translation MLQTTITCHHSRLRGLLVLGKNKKLCETIKVVWQEMALLYEPDNQCCCQPETVVKTGNFSAAPASMIASGDTKLTAAYSHSEARNLLTPNSEIILFPDVEASLLVLSSNLNVWVHLEPVNDTSLSESGLPMLPSATASLWRVVFVSQPQLIAELLHTEAVRTALPHCSHLQACELSNNDSMLRRLCLQLVKIASMADGDVALSDELDPRPEMNVSTNNTASLHLSKIRAGSEPEKSTVQPSNLMLLPMLNSLPLEYLQNVFGEAPIGIIYESLDGGILNANPAFCRWLGYTETQLRHLDRRYICHPEDFAAELRLIQQMCNGGAKQIKFRKRYLRRDGSFFAAEVCLSLIGDEAEDSYLLSFITDLSEREVAETQIQQRNRREKFLSEVASICRSKNDLNEVLRKTGERLRLMLETDRILVLQLVSGGEFISKKTGMCCVAEDVNPLYPGLNGQCFSDNCIPPPYLNAYRFGRLWVGNDIQSADISDCHRHLLEEMHVRSMMVVGIVSNSSSDVLNERGGGDAYKPLWGLLVVHHCQTPRRWTEEEQQLLQEVAIQISIAIEQTSQLSKLQAHTRHLEENISQRTQTLERLLKFEEFVQSLTQRLRNCFEETGVLKAALGGLSETLGVESCYGALLEIKANFFKIKYEWCGRENSCIDALSSWPVDAINRLSKGESLLIDRPGSSGKISELICPILDSDGLMGVICLCFGMNRPFLPEEIHWVEQVAAQCAVAIRRACLFQQEFSARQSAEYFRLFIEQSNDIFVEYDSLGRYLSINPAGAALLGYSISEIIGQTNNDLRIPDAPAIEELLSQVYSTAQKVVANHDFSLPCGEVRSFETVYAPILDAAGGVQRVIGIGRDVTEIRASWGLLQHQNQQLAEINRLKEEFIANTSHELRTPLTAILGFSSVLLEQSFGLLNPKQKLYIDRIHSSGQHLLDLINDILDLSRIEADRLELDLQVVFIEDICEGVTSLIQERVMAQGLGLELDVDPELEFMVTDPRRLKQMLLNLLVNATKFTPEGAVGLKIYRSRGANNCELINFMVWDTGIGIEPANQRRLFSPFSQIDSSLSRKYQGTGLGLVITRKLAELQGGSISVDSEAGKGSRFTISLPLNLAAGE comes from the coding sequence ATGCTCCAAACAACCATAACCTGTCATCATTCTCGGCTGCGAGGGCTGTTGGTTTTGGGAAAAAATAAAAAACTCTGTGAAACAATCAAGGTGGTTTGGCAGGAAATGGCCCTGTTGTACGAACCAGATAATCAATGTTGCTGTCAACCGGAAACTGTTGTCAAAACTGGCAATTTTAGTGCTGCACCGGCTTCAATGATCGCCTCTGGAGACACCAAGTTAACAGCGGCGTATTCTCACTCAGAAGCCCGAAATTTACTCACACCAAACTCTGAGATTATTTTGTTTCCCGATGTAGAAGCAAGTTTGCTGGTGTTGAGTTCTAACTTAAATGTCTGGGTTCACTTAGAGCCGGTTAACGATACATCCTTGTCTGAGTCAGGACTTCCTATGCTTCCGTCTGCTACGGCTTCTCTGTGGCGGGTGGTTTTTGTCTCTCAACCCCAACTAATTGCAGAACTTCTGCACACAGAAGCGGTGAGGACTGCTTTACCGCATTGTTCGCATCTCCAAGCTTGTGAACTGAGTAATAATGACAGTATGTTGCGGCGGTTATGCTTACAATTAGTTAAAATTGCTTCTATGGCTGACGGTGATGTTGCCCTATCAGATGAGTTAGATCCTCGCCCCGAAATGAATGTCAGCACTAACAATACCGCCAGCCTCCACTTATCAAAAATCCGAGCCGGTAGTGAGCCGGAAAAATCCACTGTGCAGCCGTCTAATTTAATGTTATTACCTATGCTTAATAGCTTGCCGCTAGAGTATCTACAAAATGTATTTGGCGAGGCTCCTATTGGCATTATTTATGAAAGTTTGGATGGAGGAATATTGAATGCCAACCCGGCTTTTTGTCGTTGGCTTGGTTATACAGAAACTCAATTGCGGCATTTAGATCGGCGCTATATTTGTCATCCAGAAGACTTTGCGGCTGAATTGCGCCTGATTCAACAAATGTGCAATGGTGGTGCTAAACAAATTAAGTTTCGTAAACGTTACCTGCGCCGTGATGGTTCTTTTTTCGCGGCTGAAGTGTGTTTGTCTTTGATTGGTGATGAGGCTGAGGACAGTTATCTGCTGAGTTTTATTACAGATTTGAGTGAGCGAGAAGTTGCGGAAACCCAAATTCAGCAGCGAAATAGAAGGGAAAAGTTTTTAAGTGAGGTGGCTAGTATTTGCCGCTCAAAAAATGATTTAAATGAGGTTTTAAGAAAAACTGGTGAACGTTTGAGGCTGATGTTAGAAACGGATAGAATTTTGGTTTTACAGTTAGTTTCGGGGGGCGAATTTATTTCAAAAAAAACAGGGATGTGTTGTGTTGCTGAAGATGTGAATCCTCTTTATCCTGGGCTCAATGGACAATGTTTTTCTGATAATTGTATTCCGCCTCCTTATTTGAATGCTTATCGTTTTGGACGTTTGTGGGTGGGAAATGATATTCAATCGGCGGATATTTCGGATTGTCACCGGCATCTTTTGGAGGAAATGCACGTCCGCAGTATGATGGTGGTGGGGATTGTTTCTAATAGTAGCTCGGATGTTTTGAATGAGCGCGGTGGCGGTGATGCTTATAAGCCTTTATGGGGTTTGTTGGTGGTTCATCACTGTCAGACTCCGCGCCGGTGGACGGAAGAAGAACAACAACTTTTGCAAGAGGTGGCAATTCAAATTTCTATTGCGATTGAACAAACAAGTCAGTTAAGTAAGTTGCAAGCGCACACGCGGCATTTAGAAGAGAATATCTCTCAGCGTACTCAAACTTTAGAACGATTGCTGAAATTTGAAGAATTTGTGCAGTCATTAACCCAAAGGTTGCGAAATTGTTTTGAGGAAACTGGGGTTTTAAAGGCGGCTTTGGGGGGTTTGAGTGAAACTTTGGGTGTGGAAAGTTGCTATGGGGCTTTGTTGGAAATTAAAGCGAATTTTTTTAAAATTAAATACGAATGGTGCGGAAGGGAAAATTCATGTATTGATGCTTTATCTTCATGGCCGGTGGATGCGATTAACCGGCTTTCTAAGGGTGAAAGTTTGTTGATTGACCGGCCTGGATCTTCTGGGAAGATTTCGGAGTTGATTTGCCCGATTTTAGATAGCGATGGTTTAATGGGGGTGATCTGTCTTTGTTTCGGTATGAACCGGCCTTTTTTGCCAGAGGAGATACATTGGGTTGAGCAGGTGGCGGCGCAATGTGCTGTGGCTATTCGCCGCGCTTGTTTATTTCAACAAGAGTTTTCGGCAAGGCAAAGTGCGGAGTATTTTCGGTTATTTATTGAGCAGTCTAATGATATTTTTGTTGAATATGATTCTCTAGGGCGTTATCTTTCCATTAATCCTGCCGGTGCGGCTTTGTTGGGCTACAGTATTAGTGAAATAATTGGGCAAACGAATAATGATTTAAGGATACCTGATGCGCCGGCAATTGAGGAGTTATTATCTCAGGTTTATAGCACCGCCCAAAAGGTTGTTGCCAATCACGATTTTTCTCTGCCTTGTGGAGAAGTTCGCTCTTTTGAGACGGTTTACGCGCCAATTTTGGATGCAGCGGGTGGGGTACAGCGGGTGATTGGGATTGGGCGAGATGTGACGGAAATTCGCGCTTCTTGGGGGTTGCTGCAACATCAAAATCAACAGCTTGCAGAAATTAACCGGCTTAAGGAGGAGTTTATTGCTAATACTTCCCATGAGTTACGCACGCCTTTGACGGCAATTTTAGGGTTTTCTAGTGTTTTGTTGGAGCAGTCTTTTGGTTTGCTTAATCCTAAGCAAAAGCTTTATATTGACCGTATTCATAGCAGTGGTCAGCATTTGTTGGATTTGATTAATGATATTTTAGATTTGTCTCGAATTGAGGCTGACCGGCTGGAATTGGATTTACAGGTGGTGTTTATTGAGGATATTTGTGAGGGGGTGACAAGTTTAATTCAAGAGCGTGTGATGGCGCAGGGTTTGGGTTTAGAGTTGGACGTAGATCCAGAATTGGAGTTTATGGTCACTGATCCGCGCCGGCTTAAACAAATGCTGTTAAATTTGTTGGTGAATGCTACTAAGTTTACGCCTGAAGGTGCGGTGGGTTTAAAAATTTATCGCTCTCGTGGGGCAAATAATTGTGAGTTGATTAATTTTATGGTTTGGGATACGGGAATTGGTATTGAGCCGGCTAACCAGCGGCGTTTGTTTTCTCCGTTTTCTCAGATTGATTCTTCTTTGTCTCGCAAGTACCAGGGGACGGGTTTGGGTTTAGTAATTACTCGCAAGTTGGCTGAGTTGCAAGGTGGTTCGATTTCTGTTGATTCTGAGGCGGGTAAGGGTTCTCGTTTTACGATTTCTCTTCCCCTGAATTTGGCTGCTGGGGAATAG
- a CDS encoding transposase — protein MLVFEAKLEGKSEQYQRLDEAIRTARFIRNSCIRYWIDTKGVNRYDLSAYCAVLAKEFPWAAKLNSMARQASAEKAWSSIARFYDNCKKAKPGLKGFPRFKKHETRGSVEYKTCGWKLSEDRRSINFSDGFKAGSFKLCGTRDLHFYQLNQIKRVRVVRRADGYYVQFCIDAQRNEKREPTGRTIGLDVGLTHFYTDSDGNTVENPRHLRKSERSLKKLNRRLSRTQKGSKNREAARNRLSRKHLKVSRRRKDFAVKLARCVVQSNDLVAYEDLSVRNMVKNRKLSKSISDAAWTAFRNWIEYFGKVFGVATVAVAPHYTSQNCSNCEKVVKKSLSQRTHICPHCGFVLDRDWNAARNILELGLRTVGHTGTYNASGDIDKSLSEETPSSKSGRRKRKPKQ, from the coding sequence ATGTTAGTATTTGAAGCCAAGCTAGAAGGAAAGAGCGAGCAGTACCAGAGGCTAGACGAAGCCATTCGTACTGCTCGCTTTATTCGTAATAGCTGCATCAGGTACTGGATAGATACGAAGGGTGTGAATCGATACGACTTGAGTGCCTACTGTGCGGTGCTTGCCAAAGAATTCCCTTGGGCTGCCAAGCTCAACTCAATGGCAAGGCAAGCTTCCGCAGAGAAAGCTTGGTCATCAATTGCTCGTTTCTACGACAACTGCAAAAAGGCAAAACCGGGTTTGAAAGGATTTCCACGTTTCAAAAAGCATGAAACCCGCGGTTCTGTTGAATACAAAACCTGTGGCTGGAAGCTTTCAGAAGATCGCAGAAGCATAAACTTTAGCGACGGTTTCAAAGCAGGAAGTTTTAAGTTGTGCGGAACTCGCGACTTGCATTTTTATCAATTAAATCAAATCAAGCGGGTGCGCGTAGTTCGTCGAGCCGATGGCTATTATGTGCAATTCTGTATTGATGCTCAACGGAATGAAAAGCGAGAGCCTACGGGACGAACCATTGGTTTAGACGTAGGATTGACCCATTTCTACACAGACTCGGATGGTAATACCGTCGAGAACCCGCGTCATTTAAGAAAGTCTGAGCGGTCACTCAAAAAGCTTAATCGCAGACTTTCCAGAACCCAGAAAGGTTCTAAGAACAGAGAAGCGGCGCGGAATCGATTAAGCAGAAAACACCTCAAGGTAAGTAGGCGGCGTAAAGACTTTGCTGTGAAATTAGCAAGGTGCGTAGTCCAGTCCAACGACTTGGTAGCCTACGAAGACTTGTCGGTGCGTAACATGGTTAAAAACAGAAAGCTGTCTAAGTCCATATCAGATGCAGCTTGGACAGCTTTTAGGAATTGGATTGAATATTTTGGCAAAGTGTTTGGAGTAGCTACTGTTGCCGTCGCACCGCACTACACTAGCCAAAATTGTTCTAATTGCGAAAAGGTTGTGAAGAAATCGCTAAGTCAAAGAACACATATTTGTCCGCATTGTGGATTTGTTTTAGACCGCGATTGGAATGCTGCGCGAAATATATTAGAACTGGGATTGCGTACCGTGGGGCACACGGGAACCTATAACGCCTCTGGAGACATCGACAAGAGTTTGAGTGAGGAAACTCCTTCAAGTAAGTCGGGTCGCAGAAAGAGGAAGCCCAAACAGTGA
- the speA gene encoding biosynthetic arginine decarboxylase: protein MGLESDTSENTHALPAKSANLVQRAALKKADAITRVEKPWTIEQSEELYRIKGWGEPYYSINALGHVTVSPKGDRGGSLDLYELIEALRRRNLGLPLVIRFSDILEDRIERLNACFARAIARYNYGGVYRGVFPVKCNQHRHLVEDLVRFGAPHQFGLEAGSKPELMIALAALTTPGALLICNGYKDREYVETAILASRLGKTSIIVIEQVEEVQMVIDASRKLGIEPVVGVRAKLSTKGSGRWGCSTGDRAKFGLTIPEMMAAVEKLSEAGLLNCLQLLHFHIGSQISSISVIKDAIREASQIYVELLKLGANMKYLDVGGGLAVDYDGSKSKYHASKNYNMQNYANDIVAEVKEACEERSMPVPTLISESGRAIASHQSVLVFDVLGVSDVSTGTPPEVTEKEHLILRNLYETYQSIALLNYQEAYHDAIQFKEEAISLFNFGYLSLPERAKAERLYWACCAKIREILRLQNYVPDELEDLERTMASIYYVNLSVFQSAPDSWAIDQLFPIMPVHRLDEEPTERATLADLTCDSDGKIDQFIDLQATKPVLEVHPLKPDKPYYLAMFLGGAYQEIMGNLHNLFGDTNAVHIKLTPTGYQIEHVVKGDTMTQVMNYVEYDPEDLIESMRQQTEQALQDKRITIEESQLLLQNYERGLTGYTYLSS from the coding sequence ATGGGTTTGGAGTCCGACACTTCTGAGAATACGCACGCCTTACCGGCCAAATCAGCCAATTTAGTCCAACGTGCTGCACTAAAAAAGGCTGACGCTATCACCAGGGTAGAAAAACCCTGGACAATCGAACAGAGTGAGGAACTCTACCGCATTAAAGGCTGGGGAGAACCTTATTACTCGATCAATGCTTTAGGTCACGTTACAGTTTCTCCCAAAGGAGATCGCGGTGGTTCGTTGGATTTATACGAACTAATTGAAGCATTGCGCCGGCGTAATTTGGGTTTACCTTTGGTGATTCGTTTTTCTGATATTTTAGAAGACCGCATCGAACGCTTAAATGCTTGTTTTGCGCGGGCTATTGCTCGCTATAACTACGGTGGAGTCTACCGGGGAGTATTTCCAGTCAAATGCAACCAACACCGCCATCTGGTCGAAGATTTGGTGAGGTTTGGTGCGCCGCATCAATTTGGTTTAGAGGCCGGTTCTAAACCAGAATTGATGATTGCTTTAGCCGCTCTCACAACTCCGGGCGCACTTTTAATTTGCAATGGCTATAAAGATCGGGAATATGTGGAAACGGCTATTTTAGCAAGCCGTTTAGGCAAAACTTCAATTATTGTCATTGAGCAAGTTGAAGAAGTACAAATGGTCATTGATGCCTCTCGGAAATTAGGCATTGAGCCGGTGGTGGGAGTCCGCGCTAAACTTAGTACAAAAGGCAGTGGTCGTTGGGGTTGTTCCACCGGCGACCGGGCAAAATTTGGCTTAACAATTCCGGAAATGATGGCTGCGGTTGAAAAACTTTCTGAAGCCGGTTTACTGAATTGTTTACAGCTTTTGCATTTTCATATTGGCTCGCAAATTTCCTCGATTAGTGTTATCAAAGATGCCATCCGCGAAGCTAGTCAAATTTATGTGGAACTGCTGAAGTTAGGCGCCAATATGAAATATCTGGATGTCGGCGGTGGTTTAGCGGTTGATTATGATGGCTCAAAGAGCAAATACCATGCTTCTAAAAATTACAATATGCAAAACTACGCGAATGATATTGTCGCGGAAGTTAAAGAAGCTTGTGAGGAACGCTCGATGCCGGTGCCTACTTTAATTAGTGAAAGTGGCCGCGCCATTGCTTCTCATCAGTCGGTTTTGGTGTTTGATGTTTTGGGGGTTAGTGATGTTAGCACCGGCACACCGCCAGAAGTGACTGAGAAAGAGCATTTAATTCTACGCAACCTCTATGAAACGTATCAATCAATTGCGCTTTTAAATTATCAAGAAGCGTATCACGATGCAATTCAGTTTAAGGAAGAAGCGATTAGTTTGTTTAATTTTGGCTATCTAAGTTTGCCAGAACGAGCGAAAGCGGAAAGGCTTTATTGGGCTTGTTGTGCGAAGATTCGGGAAATTTTGCGGCTCCAAAATTATGTGCCGGATGAGTTAGAAGATTTAGAGCGTACAATGGCATCAATTTATTATGTCAATTTGTCGGTTTTTCAGTCGGCTCCTGATAGTTGGGCGATTGATCAATTGTTCCCTATTATGCCGGTTCACCGGTTGGATGAGGAACCCACCGAACGGGCAACACTGGCAGATTTAACCTGCGATAGTGATGGCAAAATTGACCAATTTATTGATTTACAAGCCACGAAGCCGGTGTTAGAAGTTCACCCTCTTAAACCAGATAAGCCTTATTATTTGGCAATGTTTCTGGGAGGCGCTTATCAGGAGATTATGGGTAATTTACATAATCTTTTTGGCGATACTAATGCGGTGCATATTAAGCTGACTCCAACGGGTTATCAAATTGAGCACGTTGTCAAGGGTGATACGATG